From Novipirellula galeiformis, the proteins below share one genomic window:
- a CDS encoding efflux RND transporter periplasmic adaptor subunit encodes MNLSKQETSFHRRLLHARLFPALLTAVLIPLAAASAQLPRGETADEIVTLPRDQWQASGVRIESVQRQPFTKTLQLTGKISLNQDRVAHIYSMVEGTVDDVSISLGQTVKTDDLLAIIHSREVGAAKLQLYQARLKLELANTQNELQSKIAKNTSELLQALSSNMDITEIEKQFRDRPMGGYRERAISSYAAYLKSAADVLRLEAVSQSGAVSGKTLLAATSTRNADQATFQSRIEQIQHELQTSTLMTSQAVREAEATALVAATSLRILNVDAKEINEIDPAKQGETLSHYAIRAPFDGTVLSKDVVLREQVRPDVMLLSIADLSTVWVTANIYEEHLPLLDSFKDQTVTLRNDALPNQTFTAKVFYTGEIMDEATRTISMRAIADNTDHHLKPGMFVTIELPTSQQQAAILIPSSAVQEHEGKKFVFVLQGEDQFLRRDVQVGPANDKSVVIRQGLRDGERIITGGGFILKSQLLAELMGEE; translated from the coding sequence ATGAATTTATCCAAACAAGAAACGAGTTTCCATCGTCGCTTGCTACACGCACGGCTGTTTCCAGCTTTGCTCACCGCAGTATTGATCCCCTTAGCAGCCGCATCGGCACAATTGCCAAGAGGAGAAACGGCCGACGAGATTGTGACGTTACCAAGAGACCAATGGCAAGCTTCAGGCGTTCGCATTGAGTCGGTGCAACGGCAACCCTTTACGAAAACCCTACAACTAACGGGCAAGATTTCTCTCAACCAAGATCGCGTCGCTCATATTTATTCGATGGTCGAGGGGACCGTCGATGATGTCTCGATCAGCCTAGGACAAACCGTCAAAACCGACGATCTACTGGCGATCATCCACAGCCGTGAAGTGGGTGCGGCGAAGCTGCAACTCTATCAGGCCCGTTTGAAGTTGGAACTCGCCAACACGCAAAACGAATTGCAATCGAAGATCGCAAAAAACACCAGCGAGCTACTTCAAGCGTTGAGCAGCAACATGGATATCACGGAGATCGAAAAGCAGTTCCGCGATCGACCGATGGGTGGCTACCGAGAACGGGCGATCTCCTCGTACGCCGCTTATTTGAAGTCCGCCGCCGATGTTTTGCGACTCGAAGCCGTCTCGCAATCCGGTGCCGTTTCAGGCAAAACCTTGCTGGCCGCGACCTCCACCCGCAACGCGGATCAAGCCACTTTTCAATCTCGAATCGAACAGATTCAACACGAGCTGCAAACATCCACCTTGATGACTTCCCAAGCAGTCAGAGAAGCCGAAGCGACAGCTTTGGTCGCCGCGACAAGCCTGAGAATCCTGAACGTTGATGCCAAGGAAATCAACGAAATTGATCCCGCCAAACAAGGTGAAACGCTATCACACTACGCGATCCGGGCCCCTTTTGACGGAACGGTGTTGAGCAAGGACGTCGTTTTACGAGAGCAAGTTCGTCCCGACGTGATGCTGTTGAGCATCGCTGATCTTTCGACCGTTTGGGTAACCGCCAATATCTACGAAGAACACCTGCCGCTACTCGATTCGTTCAAGGACCAAACGGTCACGCTTCGCAACGACGCTTTGCCCAACCAGACTTTCACTGCGAAAGTGTTCTACACCGGCGAAATCATGGACGAAGCCACACGAACGATTTCCATGCGCGCGATCGCGGATAACACCGATCATCATCTGAAGCCGGGCATGTTTGTCACTATTGAATTACCAACGTCGCAACAGCAGGCTGCCATCCTCATCCCATCGTCGGCGGTACAAGAACACGAAGGAAAAAAATTCGTGTTTGTCCTGCAAGGCGAAGATCAATTCCTGCGTCGCGACGTCCAAGTCGGTCCTGCGAACGACAAGTCTGTCGTGATTCGTCAGGGACTGCGTGACGGCGAACGAATTATCACCGGCGGCGGCTTCATTTTGAAATCGCAATTGCTGGCCGAACTGATGGGAGAAGAATAA
- a CDS encoding DUF1559 domain-containing protein encodes MSKKSNPQAIVRRGFTLVELLVVIAIIGVLVGLLLPAVQAAREAARRMQCSNNLKQIGLAFHNYESSYQTFAPGYFAKIPNNKTSSERSLWSWGAFILPFVEQSALYESLDPGPLWLESHLTTAAGLALLQTPIPAYRCPSDVGPALNNFDDSISGGTNNYYNWHVTSDGSDRIAISTSNYVMVANPSSSTTPAVYPADYGPAHGVGFQNSKIRFRDVTDGTSNTLLVGERAWRFHDLTVGAATALGFSAATCNPSSSYNIKSGGLTALGIGYDGINWSANNRIHQSRGFSSVHPGGAQFVLCDGSVRFVSDSIDYAKLDVTIPDYEGSTVFARLISRNDGRPVGEY; translated from the coding sequence ATGTCTAAGAAGTCTAATCCACAAGCCATCGTTCGACGCGGGTTTACGCTCGTCGAACTGCTGGTGGTCATTGCCATTATTGGGGTTTTGGTGGGCTTGCTACTGCCGGCGGTGCAAGCGGCACGAGAGGCGGCGCGGCGGATGCAGTGCAGCAACAATCTTAAACAGATTGGCCTGGCTTTTCACAATTACGAGAGTAGTTATCAAACGTTCGCACCGGGCTACTTCGCGAAGATTCCTAATAACAAAACTTCCTCCGAACGAAGCTTATGGAGCTGGGGCGCGTTCATACTGCCTTTCGTGGAGCAGTCGGCACTTTACGAGTCGTTGGACCCTGGCCCGCTCTGGCTAGAATCGCATTTGACGACCGCCGCTGGCTTGGCACTGCTGCAGACTCCCATTCCTGCGTATCGGTGCCCCAGTGATGTCGGGCCAGCTTTGAATAATTTCGATGACAGCATCTCCGGCGGCACAAACAACTATTACAACTGGCATGTGACGTCGGATGGATCCGATCGCATTGCGATTTCAACGTCCAATTATGTGATGGTTGCTAATCCATCGAGCAGCACGACCCCAGCGGTGTACCCCGCGGATTACGGTCCTGCACACGGCGTGGGCTTTCAGAACTCCAAGATTCGATTTCGGGATGTTACCGACGGGACGAGCAACACTTTGCTGGTCGGCGAACGGGCATGGAGGTTCCACGATCTGACCGTGGGGGCCGCAACCGCCTTGGGGTTCAGTGCAGCAACATGCAATCCCAGCAGCAGTTACAACATCAAGTCCGGCGGTCTAACAGCGCTCGGGATCGGATACGATGGCATCAACTGGAGTGCAAACAATCGTATCCATCAGAGCCGAGGCTTTAGCAGCGTGCATCCGGGCGGCGCCCAGTTCGTGCTGTGTGATGGATCGGTCCGGTTCGTTAGCGATTCGATCGATTATGCCAAGCTCGATGTGACCATCCCTGACTATGAAGGGTCAACCGTTTTCGCACGTCTGATATCGCGTAACGACGGCCGTCCAGTGGGCGAGTACTAA
- a CDS encoding efflux RND transporter permease subunit has protein sequence MVNALIDFSLNNRFIVILLSLAILGMGVFAAATIPLDAVPDLTNVQVQVLTNSPALGPVEVEQFITFPIENAMSGIPKVAEIRSISRFGLSAVTVAFEDGTDIYWARNLINERLLKAREEIPPGMGTPELGPIATGMSEIYQFEVRGEPGSNHSLTDLRTILDWQIAFQLRSVPGVIEVNTFGGALKTYEVQIDPDKMQNYDVSLSQIIDALDQNNGNAGGGYIAHNAEQRLIRGEGLISSLDDIRMIVVDSREGTPIRIADIAAVEFAPMLRQGAVTRDGDREAVIGMVMMLMGGNSRQVVADVKAKISDIQKSLPEGVVIDTFYDRTELVAKTIHTVGENIGLGVILVIVTLFILLGDVRAGLIVAAAIPLSAMCALIAMRYAGVSANLMSLGAVDFGVIVDGAVVMVENCVRRAMQYQKEHDSDRVPEGVFRESAKEVGKPILFAGLIVIIVFLPILSLQGMEGKMFRPMAFTFMSALTAALVLSVTVMPVLASLFLARRVKQRETFVVRKLKSTYQPMLMFAMKRPFVMFSSSVVVFIASMFLASNFGVEFVPKLDEGDIAIQATRLPSVSLETSIEMTKAMERTLLKFPQVETVVSKTGRPEIANDPMGVYQTDLFIRIDPNAEYPLGETKADLIEQMQTALLKEVPGNAYSFTQPIELRVQELVAGVRSDIGLSLYGDDLDVLKVKGDELVRALNQVEGAADVAAQQIAGLSYLRVKVRRGDLARYGINTRDVLDAVSTVGGTPIGQVFEGQRRFPLQIRLRPESRQNTEQLSALKIDDSRGRPIPISQVADIVTEDGPVEISRDAVRRRLLVQCNVRGRDLAGFVAEAQRVVDEQVELPAGYTLRWGGQFENLQQATQRLAIAVPVALLLIFALLYITFSSVKLAMLIYLNVPIAATGGVLALWARDLPFSISAGVGFIALFGIAVMNGVVLIEHVRHLRRSGDSQQDAVIHGAIDRLRPVLMTAMCGALGFIPMALSASSGAEVQRPLATVVIGGLITSTALTLLVLPTIYRWFEPKQMEQNAYDNAPFKH, from the coding sequence ATGGTTAATGCCCTCATTGATTTTTCGCTCAACAATCGCTTTATCGTCATCCTGCTGTCGCTTGCGATCCTCGGGATGGGCGTTTTTGCAGCGGCCACCATTCCGCTCGACGCCGTTCCCGATCTAACCAACGTGCAGGTCCAAGTGCTCACCAATTCGCCTGCGCTCGGTCCGGTCGAAGTCGAGCAATTCATCACGTTCCCGATTGAGAACGCGATGAGCGGAATCCCGAAAGTGGCCGAAATCCGCTCGATCAGCCGGTTCGGGCTGTCCGCCGTGACGGTCGCCTTTGAGGACGGCACCGATATCTACTGGGCACGCAATCTGATCAACGAACGCTTGCTGAAAGCTCGCGAAGAAATCCCTCCCGGCATGGGCACTCCCGAACTAGGGCCGATCGCCACCGGCATGAGTGAAATCTATCAGTTCGAGGTGCGCGGCGAACCGGGATCGAATCACTCACTGACCGATTTACGAACGATCCTGGATTGGCAAATCGCCTTTCAACTGCGCAGCGTCCCGGGAGTGATCGAAGTCAACACGTTCGGCGGTGCGCTGAAAACCTACGAGGTGCAAATTGATCCCGACAAAATGCAAAACTATGACGTTTCGTTGAGTCAGATCATTGATGCGTTGGACCAAAACAACGGCAACGCCGGTGGCGGGTACATCGCCCACAATGCCGAACAACGCTTGATTCGCGGTGAAGGTTTGATCAGCTCACTCGATGACATCCGGATGATTGTGGTCGATAGTCGCGAAGGCACTCCGATTCGCATCGCCGACATTGCCGCAGTGGAATTCGCACCGATGTTACGACAGGGTGCTGTCACACGCGACGGTGATCGTGAGGCAGTCATCGGGATGGTGATGATGCTGATGGGCGGCAATTCGCGTCAAGTCGTCGCGGACGTGAAAGCCAAAATTTCGGACATTCAAAAGTCGCTGCCTGAGGGCGTCGTGATCGACACGTTTTACGATCGCACCGAATTGGTTGCGAAGACGATTCATACGGTTGGCGAGAACATCGGCTTGGGCGTGATCCTGGTCATCGTGACCCTGTTCATTTTGCTCGGTGATGTGCGTGCGGGACTGATCGTCGCCGCAGCCATTCCTCTATCGGCGATGTGCGCTCTGATCGCGATGCGTTATGCCGGGGTGTCGGCCAACCTGATGAGCCTCGGAGCGGTCGACTTTGGCGTGATCGTCGATGGCGCGGTCGTGATGGTCGAGAACTGTGTCCGCCGAGCGATGCAGTACCAGAAGGAACACGACAGCGATCGCGTTCCCGAAGGTGTCTTTCGCGAATCAGCCAAGGAAGTCGGTAAACCGATTCTGTTCGCGGGCTTGATCGTGATCATTGTGTTCCTTCCGATCCTGAGTTTGCAGGGCATGGAAGGAAAGATGTTTCGCCCAATGGCGTTCACGTTCATGTCGGCACTCACCGCGGCGTTGGTGTTGTCGGTAACGGTGATGCCGGTGTTGGCGTCGTTATTCCTGGCCCGCCGAGTGAAACAACGCGAAACGTTTGTCGTTCGCAAGCTGAAATCGACGTATCAACCGATGTTGATGTTCGCGATGAAGCGACCCTTTGTCATGTTTTCCAGTTCCGTCGTCGTCTTCATCGCCAGCATGTTTCTCGCCAGTAATTTTGGCGTCGAGTTTGTGCCGAAACTTGACGAGGGTGACATTGCCATCCAGGCAACGCGATTGCCCAGCGTGTCTCTTGAAACGTCAATTGAAATGACCAAAGCGATGGAGCGAACGTTGTTAAAATTTCCGCAAGTCGAGACGGTGGTCTCCAAGACCGGGCGGCCCGAGATCGCAAACGATCCAATGGGTGTTTATCAAACGGATCTATTCATTCGCATTGATCCGAATGCAGAGTACCCGCTAGGTGAAACGAAAGCGGATTTAATCGAACAGATGCAAACGGCATTGCTGAAGGAAGTTCCCGGCAATGCGTACAGTTTCACACAGCCGATCGAATTGCGAGTGCAAGAACTGGTCGCTGGCGTGCGTTCGGACATCGGACTGAGTCTGTACGGCGACGACCTCGACGTATTGAAGGTCAAAGGCGATGAACTCGTCCGTGCGTTAAACCAAGTCGAAGGCGCTGCTGACGTTGCGGCTCAACAGATTGCAGGGCTTTCTTATCTGCGAGTGAAGGTCCGACGCGGTGATTTGGCCCGCTACGGAATCAATACTCGTGATGTGTTGGACGCGGTCAGCACGGTCGGTGGGACGCCGATCGGACAAGTCTTTGAAGGCCAGCGACGGTTTCCGTTGCAAATTCGCCTACGTCCTGAATCACGACAGAACACCGAACAGTTGTCCGCGCTCAAGATCGACGATTCGCGGGGACGCCCGATCCCCATCTCGCAAGTCGCAGACATCGTCACCGAAGATGGGCCCGTCGAGATTAGCCGCGATGCGGTGCGCCGACGTTTACTGGTACAGTGCAATGTTCGTGGTCGGGATTTGGCGGGCTTCGTCGCCGAGGCTCAACGGGTCGTTGACGAGCAAGTTGAATTACCGGCGGGCTACACGCTCCGATGGGGCGGCCAGTTCGAGAATCTGCAGCAAGCGACTCAGCGATTGGCGATTGCCGTTCCAGTGGCTCTGCTATTGATTTTCGCGTTACTCTACATCACGTTTAGCTCCGTCAAACTCGCGATGCTGATCTATTTGAACGTTCCGATCGCGGCCACCGGTGGCGTGTTGGCGTTGTGGGCGCGAGATTTGCCGTTCTCGATTTCCGCAGGTGTCGGCTTCATCGCGTTGTTCGGCATCGCGGTCATGAACGGCGTGGTCTTGATTGAGCATGTGCGTCACTTGCGTCGCAGTGGCGATTCGCAGCAAGACGCGGTCATCCACGGCGCGATCGACCGATTGCGCCCGGTGTTGATGACGGCAATGTGCGGAGCACTCGGCTTTATCCCGATGGCACTTTCGGCCAGTTCTGGAGCAGAGGTGCAACGTCCGTTGGCGACGGTCGTGATCGGCGGATTGATTACCTCGACGGCGTTGACGCTGTTAGTCTTGCCGACGATTTATCGTTGGTTTGAACCGAAACAAATGGAACAGAATGCGTATGATAATGCTCCGTTCAAACATTAA